One Halichoerus grypus chromosome 1, mHalGry1.hap1.1, whole genome shotgun sequence genomic region harbors:
- the NICN1 gene encoding nicolin-1 codes for MSRVSVPCHVKGTVALQVGDVRTSQGRPGVLVIDVTFPSVAPFELQEIVFKNYYTAFLSIRVRQHSSTHTPAKWVTCLRDYCLMPDPHSEEGAQEYVSLFKHQMLCDMARVLELRLILRQPSPLWVSFTVEELQIYQQGPKSPSMTFPKWLSHPVPCEQPAPLIEGLPDPSRVSSEVQQMWALTEMIRASHTSARIGRFDVDGCYDLNLLSYT; via the exons ATGTCCCGCGTGTCGGTGCCCTGCCATGTGAAAGGCACGGTGGCCTTGCAGGTGGGCGACGTGCGAACCTCCCAAGGCCGGCCTGGTGTGCTGGTCATCGATGTCACTTTCCCCAGCGTCGCGCCTTTCGAG TTACAGGAGATCGTGTTTAAGAATTACTACACAGCCTTTCTGAGCATCCGTGTTCGGCAGCACAGCTCAACGCACACCCCGGCCAAGTGGGTGACTTGCCTGCGGGACTACTGCCTCATGCCCGACCCGCACAGTGAGGAGGGAGCCCAGGAGTATGTATCGTTGTTCAAGCACCAG ATGCTGTGTGACATGGCCAGAGTACTGGAGCTGCGCCTGATTCTGCGACAGCCATCACCACTGTGGGTGTCTTTCACAGTGGAGGAACTGCAGATTTACCAGCAGGGACCAAAG agtccctCCATGACCTTCCCCAAGTGGCTCTCCCACCCAGTGCCTTGTGAGCAGCCTGCTCCCCTCATTGAG GGTCTCCCAGACCCCAGCAGGGTATCCTCCGAGGTGCAGCAGATGTGGGCGCTGACAGAGATGATCCGGGCCAGTCACACCTCCGCAAGGATCGGCCGCTTTGAT GTGGATGGCTGTTACGACCTGAACTTGCTCTCCTACACCTGA